The following are encoded in a window of Brevibacillus ruminantium genomic DNA:
- the ytaF gene encoding sporulation membrane protein YtaF, producing the protein MNWLIILGFAISSSIDNFGVGISYGIRKIRIGFLANFLMAVICLVLSEIGIFFGQILAAILPGILPVLLGALILTVIGIRIILLAAPRNKPVPATSAEGSTRAKNLSGILQNPEIVDFDKSGEIGLGEAGILGIALAANAVTNGLSAGLIGLSPHAVSITAAIGSFITVWAGVALGGKVASVRIGSFTLGQFGTLISGVILLVIAVNTFF; encoded by the coding sequence GTGAATTGGTTAATCATTTTGGGTTTTGCCATTTCATCGAGTATCGATAATTTTGGTGTAGGCATTTCATACGGGATCCGCAAGATTCGCATTGGTTTTTTGGCCAATTTTTTAATGGCCGTCATCTGTCTGGTACTGAGTGAAATTGGGATCTTTTTTGGGCAGATTTTGGCTGCCATACTCCCCGGTATCCTGCCTGTGCTTTTAGGTGCTTTGATCTTGACGGTGATTGGCATTCGGATTATTTTACTGGCTGCCCCGCGAAACAAGCCGGTTCCTGCTACATCGGCTGAGGGCAGCACAAGAGCCAAAAATCTTTCAGGCATCCTGCAAAATCCGGAGATCGTCGATTTCGACAAGTCTGGAGAAATTGGACTGGGCGAAGCAGGCATACTGGGGATTGCACTGGCCGCCAATGCTGTAACGAACGGTCTCAGCGCCGGCTTGATCGGCTTGTCACCCCATGCTGTCTCGATCACAGCCGCAATCGGAAGCTTTATTACAGTGTGGGCGGGCGTTGCTCTCGGCGGGAAGGTTGCATCTGTTCGAATCGGTTCTTTCACCTTGGGACAGTTCGGTACGTTGATCAGTGGCGTTATTCTATTGGTAATTGCCGTGAATACCTTCTTTTAA
- a CDS encoding MFS transporter — METSSHDRKKKSGIYYGWVVVLLTFVTLLISAGIRSMPSILMLPFEKEFGWSRGGISSVISIGIFLYGLVGPFSAALLQKFGIRRVVTVSLAVLALSLSLTPLMTALWQFEILWGLVSGLATGMMANVLGVTVSNAWFVERKGLVVGLLTASAATGQLIFLPAMAKITEEAGWRTSIFSAVALILVILVCVAIWMRNHPADVGAPPYGLKEVVKPAKFEGNIILTPLRALRSALKNTTFWLLAGTFFICGFSTNGLIGTHLIPACGDFSIPAVTAAGILALMGIFDLVGTTFSGWLTDRLDSRKLLFWYYGLRGLSLLFLPYALEAGPMMLTIFSVFYGLDWIATVPPTVKLATNEFGKESAGMIFGWVVVAHQIGASVATYSAGLLRESLGTYTLPFLSAGLVCFLAAVMALRISKATASGQQQVA; from the coding sequence ATGGAAACAAGCAGTCACGATCGTAAGAAAAAATCGGGTATCTATTACGGATGGGTGGTCGTCCTCCTGACCTTTGTGACACTGCTGATCTCAGCGGGCATCCGCTCAATGCCAAGCATTCTCATGCTTCCGTTTGAAAAAGAGTTCGGATGGAGCCGCGGGGGCATCTCTAGCGTCATTTCGATCGGGATCTTTTTATACGGATTGGTTGGACCTTTTTCTGCTGCCCTTTTACAAAAATTCGGCATCCGCAGAGTGGTGACCGTCTCTTTGGCCGTCTTGGCGCTCAGTCTTTCGCTGACGCCGCTGATGACTGCCTTGTGGCAATTTGAAATTTTATGGGGGCTGGTGTCTGGTCTCGCTACCGGCATGATGGCAAATGTACTGGGCGTGACCGTCAGCAATGCCTGGTTTGTGGAGCGGAAGGGGCTCGTCGTTGGTTTACTGACCGCAAGTGCAGCTACCGGCCAACTGATTTTCCTTCCCGCCATGGCAAAAATTACGGAGGAGGCTGGCTGGAGAACCTCGATTTTCTCGGCTGTTGCGTTGATTCTCGTCATCCTGGTATGTGTCGCGATCTGGATGAGAAACCATCCCGCTGATGTCGGAGCACCTCCTTATGGGTTAAAAGAAGTAGTGAAGCCGGCAAAGTTTGAAGGAAATATCATTCTCACGCCTTTGCGCGCACTTCGTTCCGCTTTGAAAAACACGACGTTTTGGCTGCTAGCGGGAACGTTCTTTATCTGCGGTTTCTCCACAAATGGTTTGATCGGCACACATCTGATTCCTGCTTGTGGGGACTTTAGCATTCCGGCGGTTACGGCAGCAGGGATCCTCGCCTTGATGGGCATTTTTGATCTCGTCGGGACCACTTTTTCCGGTTGGCTGACCGACCGGTTAGACAGCCGCAAACTGCTGTTCTGGTATTACGGTCTGCGCGGTTTATCCCTGCTCTTTTTGCCCTATGCATTGGAAGCAGGTCCGATGATGCTCACCATCTTTTCCGTTTTTTATGGACTGGATTGGATTGCTACGGTACCACCTACGGTGAAGCTGGCAACCAATGAATTCGGGAAAGAATCGGCCGGCATGATTTTCGGCTGGGTCGTCGTCGCCCATCAGATCGGTGCTTCGGTCGCTACCTATAGTGCCGGTTTGCTGCGGGAATCGCTGGGCACCTATACACTCCCGTTCCTTTCTGCGGGACTGGTGTGCTTCCTGGCTGCCGTCATGGCCCTGCGGATTTCAAAGGCAACGGCGAGCGGCCAACAACAAGTGGCATAA
- a CDS encoding metal-sensitive transcriptional regulator: MEYTDDVKKRLRRIEGQIKGILRMMEEEKECKDVVAQLAAVRNAADRAMAVIVATNLEKCIMDELASGGDTGKMVREAVELLVKSR; the protein is encoded by the coding sequence ATGGAATATACAGATGATGTAAAAAAACGGTTGCGGCGTATTGAAGGTCAGATCAAAGGCATCCTCCGCATGATGGAAGAGGAAAAAGAGTGCAAAGACGTCGTGGCGCAGCTGGCGGCTGTCCGTAACGCAGCAGACCGGGCAATGGCCGTCATCGTTGCAACCAATCTGGAGAAATGCATCATGGATGAACTGGCGAGTGGCGGAGATACTGGAAAAATGGTGAGAGAAGCGGTCGAATTGCTCGTTAAAAGCAGATAA
- a CDS encoding GNAT family N-acetyltransferase, protein MNRKTIGNEKEYVVEFTYITGQEAREIEVVKELFLEYAQSLEIDLSFQDFDTEFQALPGKYGSPDGALLLAFVDGQAAGCIALRKIEEGICEMKRLFVRDGYRGFHIGKSLIQMIMQKASQMDYNYMRLDTLPTMTKAQDLYRSFGFYEIEPYVFNPVEGTRFMEVNLKSV, encoded by the coding sequence ATGAATAGGAAAACAATCGGTAATGAAAAGGAATATGTCGTGGAGTTTACATATATCACGGGACAAGAAGCACGAGAGATCGAAGTCGTAAAAGAGCTTTTTTTGGAGTATGCACAATCGCTGGAAATCGATCTTTCTTTTCAGGATTTTGACACAGAATTTCAAGCGTTGCCAGGTAAGTATGGGTCACCGGATGGCGCTCTGCTCTTGGCCTTTGTTGATGGACAAGCAGCAGGATGCATCGCCCTTCGCAAGATAGAGGAGGGGATCTGCGAAATGAAGAGATTGTTTGTTCGTGATGGGTATCGCGGTTTTCACATTGGGAAAAGCTTGATTCAGATGATCATGCAGAAAGCCTCGCAGATGGATTACAATTATATGAGACTCGATACACTGCCAACGATGACAAAAGCACAAGATCTCTATCGATCATTTGGGTTTTATGAGATTGAGCCTTATGTATTTAATCCGGTCGAAGGGACCAGATTTATGGAGGTAAACCTAAAAAGCGTTTGA
- a CDS encoding DUF1232 domain-containing protein, with the protein MTVDNQRVDLGHIIKSLLKKHSLSMRKLSTLTGIDTATISRIVNGKQQAKLDHLKLFATHLNVPLSKLLQAAGFEVESSSEGGGTELHASIDAIQEVLVSSNFFDRQFTTERVEKELTRYEKYALTEEGNRLIHAEFAAKVEQVSGAGPFIEQLRTMYELYTKAGTTDHVRALLGSALLYFILSTDIIPDYIFPIGYLDDAIAVQLVLNRLEQLQSASAEGVE; encoded by the coding sequence ATGACTGTAGACAATCAACGTGTCGATTTGGGTCACATCATAAAATCCTTGCTAAAAAAACACTCTCTTTCAATGCGAAAACTAAGTACGTTAACGGGTATCGATACCGCTACCATTTCCCGAATCGTCAACGGAAAGCAACAAGCCAAACTGGATCACCTCAAGCTTTTTGCCACTCATCTAAATGTCCCGCTGTCAAAGCTGCTTCAGGCAGCCGGTTTCGAAGTGGAGTCCTCCAGTGAAGGCGGCGGGACGGAGCTTCATGCTTCGATTGATGCGATCCAGGAGGTTCTCGTCTCATCTAACTTTTTTGACCGCCAATTTACGACGGAGCGTGTAGAGAAGGAGCTGACCCGTTATGAAAAATACGCATTGACGGAAGAGGGCAACCGTCTCATTCACGCAGAATTTGCAGCGAAGGTAGAGCAGGTAAGCGGAGCAGGGCCATTTATTGAGCAGTTGAGAACGATGTATGAGCTGTATACAAAGGCAGGTACGACAGACCATGTACGGGCGCTGCTTGGGAGTGCTTTGCTGTACTTTATTTTGTCGACGGACATCATACCCGATTACATTTTCCCAATCGGATATTTGGATGATGCCATCGCGGTTCAGCTTGTTTTGAACCGGCTTGAACAGTTACAGTCCGCTTCAGCAGAAGGTGTTGAATAA